A single Gammaproteobacteria bacterium DNA region contains:
- a CDS encoding primosomal protein N', whose amino-acid sequence MNTHSTPHPVTSPVILHIAVPAPLYRGFDYLANPAFALPPLGSRVSISFGRQQVIGVVIAHKTTSDVPRSKLKIIESVCDQHALLADDIFWLAQWAADYYAAPIGEVMNSVLPVLLRQGKAAIASTQTVWRSVGEVSAMTNILARAPKQAAVWRYLQQHPEGQRAEDLDLAFSQWRDAMRELQLKHCVLEEQLAHLNTIENPQRHVEADMPTLNSEQQAAVERILSNDSGVYLLDGVTGSGKTEVYLRVIEQMLAQKKQTLVLVPEIGLTPQLLARFTQRFHANIGVLHSGLNDQQRLNTWLAARDGVLDIIIGTRSAVFTPLANPGLIIVDEEHDASLKQQDGFRYHGRDLAVLRAHKLNIPIVLGSATPSLESLHNVQRDRYHSLHLTERAGNAQTPLITVIDTRAQRSHQALSPALQIAIQTHLQQGRQALLFLNRRGFAPVMMCTACDWKSDCLRCDAHMTLHQQQQRLHCHHCGSERAVPKQCPKCTAEIIPVGTGTERLEQQLAERFADFPIIRIDRDSVRRKGALEAQLNKANQNTAHILVGTQMLAKGHHFPNVTLVGILGIDQSLLSADFRGPEHAAQLITQVAGRAGRAEHAGEVLIETRLPQHPLLITLIQQGYSAFAQAALQERQAASWPPTTHVALLRAEATQAHKANEFLQQALQHLRALPDNALTLWGPAPAPMEKRAGRYRAQLLLQAQQRNHLQRVLKNLPEQLSQLPAAKSVRWSLDVDPVDLF is encoded by the coding sequence ATGAACACGCACTCCACTCCGCATCCTGTTACCTCCCCCGTTATTTTACATATCGCGGTGCCCGCGCCTTTGTATCGCGGCTTTGATTATTTAGCCAATCCGGCATTTGCACTGCCGCCGCTAGGCAGCCGCGTGAGCATCTCTTTTGGTCGCCAACAGGTGATTGGTGTGGTCATCGCACACAAAACCACCAGCGATGTGCCGCGCTCAAAACTCAAAATAATTGAGAGCGTCTGCGATCAACACGCGCTATTGGCCGACGATATTTTTTGGTTAGCACAATGGGCAGCGGATTATTACGCCGCACCCATCGGCGAAGTCATGAACAGCGTATTGCCCGTATTACTACGGCAAGGCAAAGCCGCTATTGCCAGCACTCAAACGGTGTGGCGCAGCGTAGGCGAGGTCAGCGCAATGACAAACATATTGGCACGCGCACCGAAACAAGCGGCCGTCTGGCGTTATTTGCAACAACATCCCGAAGGGCAACGTGCTGAAGATTTAGATTTAGCATTTAGCCAATGGCGCGATGCCATGCGTGAATTGCAGCTAAAACACTGCGTGCTTGAAGAACAGCTCGCGCATCTCAATACCATCGAAAATCCGCAACGCCATGTCGAAGCTGACATGCCCACGCTCAATAGTGAGCAACAAGCCGCGGTCGAGCGCATATTAAGCAACGACAGCGGCGTTTATTTACTCGATGGCGTAACCGGCAGCGGCAAAACCGAAGTTTATTTGCGGGTGATTGAACAGATGCTGGCGCAAAAAAAACAAACCCTGGTGTTAGTACCTGAAATTGGTTTAACACCCCAATTACTCGCACGTTTTACGCAACGCTTTCACGCCAACATAGGTGTTTTACATTCTGGTTTAAATGATCAACAACGCTTAAACACATGGTTAGCCGCACGCGACGGTGTACTCGATATCATCATCGGTACCCGCTCTGCCGTGTTTACGCCATTAGCCAATCCGGGATTAATTATTGTTGATGAAGAACACGACGCATCACTCAAACAACAAGACGGCTTTCGTTATCACGGCCGCGATCTTGCCGTATTGCGCGCGCACAAACTCAACATTCCCATCGTCTTAGGTTCCGCCACGCCGTCATTAGAATCTTTACACAATGTGCAACGCGATCGTTATCACAGTTTGCATCTCACCGAACGTGCGGGTAATGCGCAAACGCCCTTAATCACGGTGATCGACACACGCGCGCAACGCAGTCATCAAGCCTTAAGTCCTGCATTACAAATCGCCATTCAAACGCATTTACAACAAGGTCGTCAGGCTTTGTTGTTTTTAAATCGTCGTGGTTTTGCGCCCGTGATGATGTGTACTGCTTGCGATTGGAAAAGTGATTGCTTACGCTGTGATGCGCACATGACTTTGCATCAACAACAGCAACGCTTGCATTGTCATCATTGCGGCAGCGAACGCGCAGTGCCTAAACAATGTCCAAAATGTACGGCGGAAATTATTCCTGTCGGCACTGGCACCGAACGTTTAGAACAACAACTCGCTGAACGCTTTGCAGATTTTCCGATTATTCGCATTGATCGTGACAGCGTGCGCCGCAAAGGCGCACTCGAAGCGCAATTAAACAAAGCCAATCAAAACACCGCGCATATTTTAGTCGGCACCCAAATGTTAGCCAAAGGTCATCATTTTCCGAACGTGACACTCGTGGGCATTTTAGGCATCGATCAAAGTTTATTAAGCGCCGATTTTCGTGGCCCCGAACACGCAGCACAATTAATTACGCAAGTCGCTGGTCGCGCCGGTCGCGCAGAACACGCGGGCGAAGTATTAATCGAAACACGTTTACCACAACATCCTTTATTGATCACATTAATTCAACAAGGTTATTCCGCTTTCGCACAAGCTGCATTGCAAGAACGTCAAGCGGCGAGCTGGCCACCCACCACACATGTCGCACTGCTGCGCGCGGAAGCTACACAGGCACATAAAGCCAATGAATTTTTACAACAAGCTTTACAACACTTGCGCGCGCTGCCCGATAACGCATTAACACTCTGGGGACCCGCACCTGCACCGATGGAAAAACGCGCGGGCCGTTATCGCGCGCAACTGCTCCTGCAAGCGCAACAACGCAATCATCTACAACGTGTTTTAAAAAACTTGCCCGAACAATTAAGCCAGCTGCCCGCTGCAAAATCTGTGCGGTGGTCGCTAGACGTGGATCCGGTAGATTTGTTTTAA